From Opitutaceae bacterium:
AAGCCGATTCGCGCCGTGCAAGCCCGTGCACGCCACCTCGCCACAGGCATACAGCCCCGCCAGGGAAGTCTCGGCCGCCAGGTTCGTCGCCACTCCCCCGCAGGTGTAGTGCGCCGCCGGCACCACCGGGATCATGTCCTTCGCGATGTTGATGCCGAGCTTGCGGCAGGTCTGGTACACCTGAGGGAAGCGGTCCCTGAGGAATGGTTCGTTGCGGTGCGTGATATCGAGCCAGACATGCGGAGCGCCTGACTTCTTCATTTCGGTGTCGATTGCCCGGGCAACAATGTCGCGCGGGGCAAGGTCGGCCAGTTCATGGTACTTCACCATGAACGCTTCGCCGGTCATGTTGCGAAGAATGGCACCCTCACCCCGCACTGCCTCCGTGATCAGGAAGCGAGTGCGGTTGGTCGAGTAAAGCGCGGTGGGATGGAACTGCGTGAACTCCATGTTTCGCACCTCGACTCCCACGCGGAAGGCCATCGCGATGCCATCGCCCGTCGCGATGTCGGGGTTGGTCGTGTAGCGATAAACCTGTCCCGCCCCACCGGTGGATAACATCACGGCAGGCGAATGAAACGTCACCACCCGATTGCCTCGCACGTCGAGCGCATACAGGCCCAGAACGCGATCGCCTTTCCCTCCAGGTTTCCGTCCCGCCACCTTCGCGGCGGTGACCACATCAATCGCGAAGAAATGCTCAAACAGCGCGATGTTCTTCTCGCGGCTGATTGCCTTGATCAGTGCCTCCTCGATGGCCTTCCCTGTCATGTCCTTGACGTGAAGGATGCGTCGCTGGCTGTGACCGCCTTCGCGTCCAAGGTCATAGCCTCCGGATGAGTCACGGCTGAACTGGAGCCCGAGGTCGACCAGTTCCTTCACCCGCGCCGGGCCATCCCGCACGA
This genomic window contains:
- the nadB gene encoding L-aspartate oxidase gives rise to the protein MNFRYDVIVVGSGIAGLSFALKVARAGHSVAILTKKTKAESNTNWAQGGIAVVTSSVDDVESHVRDTLVAGDGLCDEGVVREIVRDGPARVKELVDLGLQFSRDSSGGYDLGREGGHSQRRILHVKDMTGKAIEEALIKAISREKNIALFEHFFAIDVVTAAKVAGRKPGGKGDRVLGLYALDVRGNRVVTFHSPAVMLSTGGAGQVYRYTTNPDIATGDGIAMAFRVGVEVRNMEFTQFHPTALYSTNRTRFLITEAVRGEGAILRNMTGEAFMVKYHELADLAPRDIVARAIDTEMKKSGAPHVWLDITHRNEPFLRDRFPQVYQTCRKLGINIAKDMIPVVPAAHYTCGGVATNLAAETSLAGLYACGEVACTGLHGANRLASNSLLEAVVMAHRGAGAVSAYLGKKSKKSIAIPDWVDLGGGDIDERVVISHNWEELRLTMWDYVSIVRTTKRLERARARIDNLAKEIREYYWNFSVEPRLLELRNLIQVADLIVACAMQRRESRGLHAIIDYPRKAKKIRDSGVRIGE